A portion of the Burkholderia sp. GAS332 genome contains these proteins:
- a CDS encoding Acyl-CoA dehydrogenase has translation MTSQNQLETLPLSYGTDYDQLATRFRPIFNRIAEGALERERTRALPYEQVVWLKEAGFGAIRVPREYGGAGASLPQLVQLLIELAEADSSLPQALRGHFAFVEDRINALPGAAREKWLQRFVAGEIVGNAWTEVGAVKIGDVITRVSRSDNQWVVNGTKYYSTGSIFADWIDVYAQRDDNGADVIAAVSTRQSGVKQSDDWDGFGQRTTGSGTSVFENAVVDEENIIDFSTRFKYQTAFYQLVLIAVIAGTGRAALRDISHEVRKRTRVYSHGNAPRVSEDAQVQQVVGQIAARVYAAEAAAVRAAEPSQRAYETRFGTDRDAEQAANVAAEIESAKAQVAVAGLILQATTDLFNALGASGISENKLLDRHWRNARTAASHNPLIYKERIVGDWEINGTQPPFVWQIGNSRSAE, from the coding sequence ATGACATCACAAAACCAGCTTGAAACATTGCCACTTTCATACGGCACCGACTATGACCAGTTGGCCACCAGGTTCAGGCCGATCTTCAACCGGATCGCAGAAGGCGCGCTCGAACGCGAACGCACTCGTGCACTGCCGTACGAGCAGGTCGTCTGGTTGAAGGAAGCCGGGTTCGGCGCTATCAGAGTGCCGCGCGAATACGGCGGTGCCGGCGCGTCACTTCCGCAACTCGTGCAGCTCCTGATCGAACTGGCCGAGGCCGACTCGAGCTTGCCGCAAGCGTTGCGCGGCCACTTCGCGTTCGTCGAAGACAGGATCAATGCGCTGCCCGGCGCTGCACGGGAAAAATGGCTGCAACGCTTCGTGGCGGGCGAAATCGTCGGCAATGCATGGACCGAAGTCGGCGCGGTGAAGATAGGCGATGTGATCACGCGTGTCTCGCGCAGCGACAACCAGTGGGTCGTCAACGGAACGAAGTACTACAGCACGGGCAGTATCTTCGCCGACTGGATCGACGTCTACGCACAGCGCGACGACAACGGCGCCGACGTCATCGCGGCGGTGAGCACGCGCCAGTCAGGCGTCAAACAAAGCGACGACTGGGATGGTTTCGGTCAACGCACCACGGGAAGTGGGACGTCTGTATTCGAAAACGCCGTGGTCGACGAAGAGAACATTATCGACTTCTCCACGCGCTTCAAATACCAGACGGCGTTCTATCAACTCGTATTGATTGCCGTGATCGCGGGGACGGGACGCGCCGCATTGCGTGACATCTCGCATGAAGTACGCAAACGTACCCGCGTCTACAGCCACGGCAACGCGCCTCGCGTTAGCGAAGACGCCCAGGTGCAGCAGGTGGTGGGGCAAATAGCGGCTCGCGTGTACGCTGCAGAAGCGGCCGCCGTGCGTGCCGCGGAGCCATCACAAAGAGCGTACGAAACGCGCTTCGGCACGGACCGCGATGCCGAACAGGCCGCGAACGTGGCGGCAGAAATTGAATCGGCAAAGGCACAGGTCGCCGTCGCCGGTTTGATTCTGCAGGCGACCACCGACCTGTTCAATGCGCTCGGCGCTTCGGGCATTAGCGAAAACAAACTATTGGACCGTCACTGGCGAAATGCGCGCACCGCTGCGTCACACAACCCGCTGATCTACAAGGAGCGGATCGTGGGCGACTGGGAAATCAACGGCACTCAACCACCCTTTGTCTGGCAGATCGGCAACAGTAGATCGGCCGAATAA